A portion of the Macrobrachium nipponense isolate FS-2020 chromosome 12, ASM1510439v2, whole genome shotgun sequence genome contains these proteins:
- the LOC135224366 gene encoding uncharacterized protein LOC135224366, producing the protein MSWKALFWTLLLIVLTVMKVVVTIVITTVKTILVKNDWLWVEVGHMIVSFVNQLFTFVVDLINMLFSHVLATLLYDITNFIYGIFSLVVSLLSKAMTLSFWIVRYVVSRWREVSFQSIRKANLTEESTLALDDRS; encoded by the coding sequence ATGAGTTGGAAAGCTCTCTTCTGGACTTTGCTCCTAATTGTGCTCACAGTCATGAAGGTGGTTGTCACCATCGTGATCACCACCGTCAAGACCATCCTGGTCAAGAACGACTGGCTGTGGGTGGAGGTGGGCCATATGATCGTCTCCTTCGTCAACCAGCTCTTCACCTTCGTCGTCGACCTCATCAACATGCTCTTCAGCCACGTCTTGGCCACTCTGCTCTACGACATCACTAACTTCATCTACGGCATCTTCAGCCTGGTCGTGTCTCTTCTGTCGAAGGCCATGACCCTATCCTTCTGGATCGTTCGGTACGTGGTCAGCCGCTGGAGGGAGGTATCCTTTCAGTCGATCAGGAAGGCCAACCTTACCGAAGAGTCTACGCTGGCGCTGGACGACAGAAGCTAG